In the genome of Cyanobacteriota bacterium, the window CGAAGCGCTTTATGATTTAATAGCCAGTTGTGCCAAAGAACTTAATATCTCCATTTCTAAAAAAGACACTGGCGGCTGCTGTGACGGTAATAATCTCTTTGAACATGGATTAGTCAATATCGACACTCTTGGAGTGCGAGGCGGCAAGATCCACTCAGCAGAGGAGTTTGTTTGTTTAGATTCTATTGAGGAGAGAGTTAGTTTGAGTCTTGCAATACTCAAAAAACTGTCATCCTGAACAAATAGCTTCACAAAACAATTCCAGGACTCAATTTCTCTGGCAATGTAAGCTCACCTACCTCCATTGAAGAAACTGGATAAGCGCAATAATCAGCAGCATAGTAAGCGCTCGGTCTATGGTTTCCACTTAAACCTATACCCCCAAAAGGCGCAGCACTAGTGGCTCCTGTGATTTGCGTATTCCAATTACAAAGTCCCGCTCTGATTCGATGACGGAAGTCATCATAGAGCTCTTGGCTGTCGCTAATTAAACCAGAGCTAAGTCCATATTCTGTGTCATTGGCTTTCTCAATGGCTTCATCCCAGGTTTTGACTCTGTAGACTTTCAACAGCGGTCCAAAATTTTCTTCATCTGCCACTATTAGCCCTGTACAATCAAC includes:
- a CDS encoding aldehyde dehydrogenase family protein, encoding DESNFMGPVISEAQASKLLQAQRSLATKGAKVLLEMKHIGGAFVSPGIVDCTGLIVADEENFGPLLKVYRVKTWDEAIEKANDTEYGLSSGLISDSQELYDDFRHRIRAGLCNWNTQITGATSAAPFGGIGLSGNHRPSAYYAADYCAYPVSSMEVGELTLPEKLSPGIVL